One Planctomycetia bacterium genomic window carries:
- a CDS encoding RNA polymerase sigma factor, with protein sequence MLAKACQAHDPMAMKNLVERFEADVYRVCCRLLSDPHEAEDLAQESFIRVFRSLHTWDQERPLKPWILSIAINRCRTALAKRARRPHLSPILDTNPCREKPAERTSDLQQEINAAVDSLRVEYKEVFILFHQEELPYETIGSIMQKPVGTIKTWLHRARQSVVQILQERGVVHTGREGLQ encoded by the coding sequence ATGCTTGCCAAAGCCTGCCAGGCTCACGATCCCATGGCCATGAAGAATCTGGTGGAGCGGTTCGAAGCCGATGTCTATCGGGTCTGTTGCCGTTTGCTGTCTGATCCGCATGAAGCGGAAGACCTTGCCCAGGAATCCTTCATCCGTGTGTTCCGAAGTCTCCATACGTGGGATCAGGAACGCCCGCTGAAACCCTGGATACTCAGCATTGCCATTAATCGTTGCCGAACGGCATTGGCAAAGCGAGCACGACGGCCACACTTAAGCCCGATTCTCGATACCAACCCCTGCCGCGAAAAACCTGCGGAACGCACCAGCGATCTTCAGCAGGAAATTAACGCCGCTGTTGATTCTCTTCGTGTGGAATACAAGGAGGTATTCATTCTCTTCCACCAGGAAGAGCTGCCTTATGAAACCATTGGTTCCATCATGCAGAAACCGGTAGGCACCATTAAAACCTGGCTTCACCGTGCCCGACAATCTGTGGTACAGATTCTTCAGGAACGGGGAGTAGTTCACACCGGGAGGGAAGGCCTCCAATGA
- the hutH gene encoding histidine ammonia-lyase, which produces MKNYTMKPGRVSLADWRRLAKDSSLQLELSPESFAAIDIAADCVKRVLIEGRTVYGVNTGFGLLANTRIQPDELELLQRSIVLSHAAGVGKPLDDATVRLILALKINSLARGYSGVRRQVIDALIRLFNKQVYPVIPAKGSVGASGDLAPLAHMAAVLIGEGAASYQGKTITGRQAMQQAGLEPFVLAPKEGLALLNGTQVSTALALQGLFACEAVFDAALVAGVLSVEAAQGSRKPFDERIHEVRGLPAQQQVAAKYRELLGHSEIEKSHENCSKVQDPYSLRCQPQVMGACLDQMQHAAKLLCLEANGVSDNPLIFAETDEIISGGNFHAEPVAMVADNLAIALAEIGSLSERRTALLIDKNLSGLPPFLVENGGVNSGFMIAQVTAAALVSENKTLAHPASVDSIPTSANQEDHVSMATFAARRLQEMAENAASIVAIELLAAVQGLDFRKPFHTSAKLEEARQLVRRHAPFYDHDRYFAPDIQVTTELVQQGAFSAFVGESMLGV; this is translated from the coding sequence ATGAAGAATTACACGATGAAACCAGGACGGGTTTCGCTGGCAGATTGGCGAAGGCTGGCGAAAGACAGTTCTCTTCAACTGGAATTGTCACCGGAGAGTTTTGCTGCCATTGATATAGCGGCAGATTGTGTCAAACGTGTTTTGATCGAAGGCCGCACGGTTTACGGTGTCAACACCGGTTTTGGGTTGCTGGCCAACACGCGGATTCAGCCTGATGAGCTTGAACTACTGCAGCGAAGCATTGTGTTGTCGCACGCGGCGGGGGTAGGTAAGCCGCTGGATGATGCCACGGTGCGGCTCATTCTGGCACTGAAGATCAACAGCCTGGCGCGAGGATATTCTGGTGTACGTCGGCAAGTGATCGATGCACTGATCAGGCTTTTCAACAAGCAGGTCTATCCGGTGATACCGGCCAAGGGTTCGGTGGGTGCATCGGGCGATCTGGCGCCGCTCGCACATATGGCGGCAGTGCTCATTGGCGAGGGGGCGGCCAGTTACCAAGGGAAGACCATCACCGGCAGGCAGGCGATGCAGCAGGCGGGGTTAGAACCGTTCGTGCTTGCTCCCAAAGAAGGGCTGGCGCTGCTTAATGGTACGCAGGTGTCTACAGCACTGGCACTGCAGGGACTTTTTGCCTGCGAAGCAGTGTTTGATGCAGCGCTTGTTGCAGGGGTACTTTCGGTGGAGGCGGCGCAGGGAAGTCGCAAGCCGTTTGATGAACGCATTCATGAAGTGCGTGGTTTGCCTGCACAACAGCAGGTCGCTGCGAAGTATCGGGAGCTTTTGGGGCATAGCGAGATTGAGAAGTCGCACGAGAATTGCAGCAAGGTGCAGGATCCCTATTCACTGCGTTGTCAGCCTCAGGTGATGGGGGCGTGTCTGGATCAGATGCAGCATGCAGCGAAGCTGCTTTGCCTGGAAGCCAATGGCGTTTCGGACAATCCGCTGATCTTTGCAGAGACCGATGAGATTATTTCGGGCGGCAACTTCCATGCAGAACCGGTTGCCATGGTGGCGGACAATCTGGCAATAGCTCTAGCGGAGATCGGGTCGCTGTCGGAAAGGCGAACGGCATTGCTGATTGACAAGAATCTTTCGGGTTTGCCGCCGTTCCTTGTGGAAAATGGTGGAGTGAATTCGGGGTTCATGATTGCCCAGGTAACCGCTGCGGCTTTGGTCAGTGAGAACAAGACGCTGGCACACCCGGCATCGGTGGACAGCATACCGACATCTGCCAACCAGGAAGATCATGTTTCGATGGCGACGTTTGCAGCACGCCGTTTGCAGGAGATGGCTGAAAACGCGGCAAGTATTGTGGCCATCGAATTATTGGCTGCGGTGCAGGGGTTGGATTTCCGTAAGCCGTTTCACACTTCAGCGAAGTTGGAAGAGGCCAGGCAACTGGTACGACGTCATGCACCGTTCTATGATCACGACCGCTATTTTGCGCCTGATATTCAGGTGACTACTGAACTGGTGCAGCAGGGTGCGTTTTCGGCGTTTGTGGGGGAATCGATGCTGGGAGTGTGA